A stretch of DNA from Deltaproteobacteria bacterium GWA2_45_12:
TAACCTATGCAGAAAACCCACAATCCATCCCGGCTCCAAAGGCCGATGTGGATGCCGGGCGATTTAAAGGCGAAACCAATGCTGATTCGTTGAGTTTGGAAATTGCCAAAAGTTTGCAGGAATATGGTTTGGCCGAACCGGCAGCCCGTGAGATGGCGCGAAAACTCATGCAAGAATCTCCCGCCCTTGCTTCTGCCTTGACAGAATTGGCCCAAACAAAACCGAAAATGGTTCGGGATGCCCTTTTTTTGCATTTGGTGCAGGGTTTTTTCTTTGGAACCCCGGAGGAGCGCAATGCTCAAAAAGCCAAAACAGCCATTGAAAATGCCGTGGATGAAGGAATCCGTTTTGTCAATCTTGTGCGTGATGAAATGGGTTACAATACCGATTCCCAAAAAGTGGCCATGAATTTGTTTCTTAGAAGATTCGCCGTTATGCCGAAAATCTCCGATCTCGGTTCATCCCAGGATCCCATCCCCTATGCCCTTTTTAATGCGCACCAATTAGTTATTGAAGATGAGTTGATAAAGAGGGGTTTGGAGACGGGACAGGCACATGAAGTTTCCCACACGCTGGCGGGCCATAAACAATTAAATCAAATGTATCGCTCGCTTAAAACCGATTTACAGGATGAAAAATCGGCCCATGCTTATTTTGTTTTAAGTTCTTTACCTTCAGCGGCACGTCAAATGAATGAATGGTTTTCAAACTATGGAATTGGAGCATGGGAATCTCCTGATTATTCCGCCTGGCAAGTGGCCTTGAGTGCCTATGTGAACCATTTGCGCTCGACAGGAGCTGGTGCATCCGATTACCAAGGCCAGAAAGAAGCGGTGGCCAAGGCAAGCCTTTTGGCTGCGGAAGATGGTTTGGTGAACAAGTTTGCCGGTGATTTCATGGCCCATGGAGCCAAACCTGCTGAAGCCAATATCATTGCTCGTTTGCTGGCAAAGAATCCTGCAGTCATTTCCGCGCTGATGGTGCATAAAGACAATCCCAAACTGAAGGGAAATTTTGAAGTTTACCGCTATGCGGTGGCCAAGATTGATGAAATTGGTGTGAGCGGGGCGGTCAACCAGGCTTTGATCACCTATGGAATTATTCAACCGGAGCAAACACAGACAAAATATGTGTTTAGGGATGCTGAAGATATTCCTGATGAACCCACTGCTGTCCTGGATTCTCCTGAAAGTACGATCGAAAAATCCGTTGTGAAGGCCAATCTTAAAGGAATTGCCAAAAAATCAAAGGAGGCCATGCGTCAAGTTCAAAATGCCGTTGCCGTTTTACTGGCATGCCTCAAACTGGAAGATTTGGCGGCGGAAGGAAAGGCCATGGACACTATGGAAGCCCTCAAATGGGCCCAGCGTCAGTTTGGCTGGAGGGGATTAAACGGCAAATGCACGGGGAAAACGGTTTCCCTATGTGCCCGTGTGATGGGGGAATGCATTGATCGCGGTTGGGTGAAAGAAGATGAAATTTATTTGAAAGACCCCACAAAAATGGCTCGTGGCTTGGTCGCCATGGCCCAAAAAAAATGGGAAGAGCATCGTTTGGATGCGCCCGTCAAGGAACAGGTGGTTCCAAGTTATGCGGGACTAGCTCAAGGAAGGGTACGTGAGGAAATGAGTGGGCATGCAGAAATACCCCAAATGCTTACGACCATTCCCCCTGGCAAAAAAGCAAGCGTTCTTAAAAAAATTGAAAAATCGGCCAAAAAGAGTTTTGCGGTTCCCGCCGTTTTCAAAAATCAGGACCAACAAACAATGAGCCAGTTGCAACGAGGGCTTCTTGTTGCGATTGCTTTGTGTAAGCTTAAACGGATGAATCACGGGCAATTTAACAAAACCACGCCGGCAGGTGTTTCGTTGGCAGACACTGTCGATGTCGTCAAAGTAAGAAATATTATTGATATTTACAAAGATAAATTGGGTGATTTTGATGGTGTTTATGGTCCGAAAACAAATGCCTTATATGAATTAGCCGTAAGATTGGGCGCGATTCGGGCCGAGCATGCCCTCAATGATATTTCGGCCCCTTTTCGCGATGGCGATTTCAGGGCCTTGGTCAACCAAGCCAAGCCGGGTTATTATCCTTAATCAAACCGAGGGTTCTTCATGTCATCATTTTTTGATACAGCTATTTCCGTTGCCAAAAAGGCGGCCGAGCTTCAACTAAAAGGCTTGGGCCAAAGGCACCAAATTGAATTCAAGGGCGAAATTAATCTTGTCACTGAAATTGACAAGGCTTGTGAAAAACTGATCATCGATGCCCTGCATGCGGCTTTTCCCGATCATGATATTTTGGCTGAAGAGGGCGGTGGTTTTAGAAAAAACTCTGATTTCAAATGGATTGTTGATCCACTGGATGGCACCACCAATTATGCCCACGGATATCCGCTCTTTTGCGTTTCAATGGCTCTCGAACACAAGGGGGAGGTTGTTTTGGGTATTGTTTTTGACCCTAATCGCAACGAAGTTTTTCATGCACAAAAAGGGAAGGGGGCTTTCTTAAATGATGAACCCATCCATGTGTCTTCGATTCCCTCTTTAATCTATAGCCTTGTCGCCACGGGGTTTGCTTATAATATTCGAAAAGCCAAAGAGAACAACCTCAACCATTTTCAAAACATTCTCATGGAGGCCCAAGCCGTGCGTCGCGATGGAGTGGCCGCTGTTGATTTGTGCTATGTGGCTTGTGGGCGTTACGATGGTTTTTGGGAATTGAATTTGTTTCCCTGGGATGTGGCGGCGGGCAAGCTTATTTTGGAAGAAGCCGGTGGAAAGGTCAGTTTGTTTAATGGGAATCCTTTTTCGGTTTATGACAAGGAAATTTTGGCCACCAATGGGGACATTCATCAGGAAATGGTGACCATTTTAACCAAAAAAGAAAAACAACCCCTGATGACGGTTGGATTTCCTTTCATCACCAAAAATACATGACCCAGGGCTACGATACAAAGATTGAATCCAAAACGCTCTTTAGAGTTTTTGAATTTTTGAAACTGCGAAAGTTTGACGAAGCCCAAAAACTTTTGGAGCAAGGGATTAAAGAAGCAGAAAAAAATCAGGATGATTTGCTTGCGGGGCTTTTTTACTCGGCTTATGGAGTTTTTTTCAGGCTCCAAAAAGAATTCCGGAAAGCCTGGAAATCCTATGAGAAGGCCGAAAAGCTGGTTCCGGCGGATCCCTCCCTCAAAATCATATCAGCCCGCCTGCT
This window harbors:
- a CDS encoding inositol monophosphatase — its product is MSSFFDTAISVAKKAAELQLKGLGQRHQIEFKGEINLVTEIDKACEKLIIDALHAAFPDHDILAEEGGGFRKNSDFKWIVDPLDGTTNYAHGYPLFCVSMALEHKGEVVLGIVFDPNRNEVFHAQKGKGAFLNDEPIHVSSIPSLIYSLVATGFAYNIRKAKENNLNHFQNILMEAQAVRRDGVAAVDLCYVACGRYDGFWELNLFPWDVAAGKLILEEAGGKVSLFNGNPFSVYDKEILATNGDIHQEMVTILTKKEKQPLMTVGFPFITKNT